A single Eleginops maclovinus isolate JMC-PN-2008 ecotype Puerto Natales chromosome 5, JC_Emac_rtc_rv5, whole genome shotgun sequence DNA region contains:
- the LOC134864256 gene encoding cytochrome P450 3A30-like isoform X2, with amino-acid sequence MSRSYEFRKPMLTVMDPNMVKAIIVKECLTYFTNRRNLRLNGDLYDAVSIVENDEWRRIRNILTPSFTSGHIKEMFSLMKHHSSKLTTTLQSKAGNNEVITIKAFFGAYSMDVMASCAFSVDVDSINNPSNTLITHVSKLFRFNLLLFIFQGFFPVFLPLLELLGVSLFPKSSTEFFNTLLGKVRAERDRSSHQNADMLQHMINSQTTSEAKKEKHNKGLTDHEIVSQATMFMFAGYETSALTLVSVAYNLARYPEVMKRLQEEIDSTFPKKGSVQYEELMQMEYLDSVVNECLRLYPPAGRLERIAKETVKISGITIPKDMLVMIPVYALHHDPELWPEPEEFRPDRFSKQNKQSINPYTYLPFGLGPRNCIGMRFALVMIKLALVEVLQNYSFSVCEETEIPLIMDPEGLVGPLKPIKLKLVTR; translated from the exons atgtctaGATCATATGAGTTCAGGAAGCCCATGCTGACAGTGATGGACCCCAACATGGTGAAAGCCATAATTGTGAAGGAGTGCCTCACCTACTTCACCAACCGCCGG AACTTGCGCCTGAATGGGGATCTTTATGACGCCGTGAGTATTGTTGAGAATGATGAATGGAGACGGATTCGTAACATCCTCACTCCTTCTTTCACCTCTGGCCATATAAAAGAG ATGTTTAGCCTCATGAAACATCATTCCAGCAAACTCACAACCACCCTGCAGTCCAAGGCGGGCAATAATGAAGTTATAACAATAAAAGC CTTCTTTGGAGCCTACAGTATGGATGTGATGGCGAGCTGTGCATTCAGTGTGGATGTGGACTCAATAAACAACCCCTCTAATACCCTAATTACACACGTCTCAAAGCTTTTTAGATTCAACCTGCTTCTTTTCATATTCCAAG ggtttttccctgtttttcttcctctcttggAGCTGCTTGGCGTCTCCTTGTTTCCAAAGTCTTCTACTGAATTCTTCAATACTCTTCTTGGGAAGGTCAGAGCAGAGCGCGACAGGAGCTCGCACCAG AATGCAGATATGCTTCAACATATGATCAACTCCCAGACTACCAGTGAAGCCAAGAAAGAGAAGCATAACAAAG GTCTCACTGATCATGAAATTGTTTCTCAAGCCACAATGTTTATGTTTGCTGGTTACGAGACAAGTGCCCTAACTTTGGTTTCCGTTGCCTACAATTTGGCAAGATATCCTGAAGTCATGAAACGCCTGCAAGAGGAGATAGATTCCACTTTCCCTAAAAAG GGTTCTGTCCAATATGAAGAGCTGATGCAGATGGAGTACCTGGACAGTGTCGTCAATGAGTGTCTGAG GCTCTACCCTCCAGCCGGACGTCTTGAACGAATTGCCAAAGAAACTGTAAAGATCAGTGGCATCACAATCCCAAAGGACATGCTCGTTATGATCCCAGTCTACGCTCTGCACCACGACCCCGAGCTGTGGCCAGAGCCCGAGGAGTTTAGACCAGACAG ATTCAGTAAACAGAACAAGCAGAGCATCAACCCGTACACCTACCTGCCATTTGGTCTCGGGCCGAGGAACTGCATAGGGATGCGCTTTGCTCTGGTGATGATTAAACTGGCGTTGGTGGAAGTTCTGCAGAACTACAGCTTCTCCGTCTGCGAGGAGACTGAG ATCCCTTTGATTATGGACCCTGAGGGCCTGGTTGGACCTCTGAAACCGATCAAGCTAAAGCTGGTGACACGTTAA
- the gpank1 gene encoding G patch domain and ankyrin repeat-containing protein 1, which yields MAALGFNPASGQDLFSIDTVEQSSSITNCALSGEEVRQFYENVMKDSQGQDKSRRRATSKGDNGREHQRDREPNRRERRRARAAEMQQAQTDFVVQRGTSSEREGSTRRDTIISESTMELLGLRFLRCANDGDISGLKDLLSKGVDINFQDTYFWTAMMCASWSGQRAAVRLLLQHGAAWVGVVDTQGKDAKDLALEAGHNELLEELESYGTSAQRDTQSESSTSQPQWCGVCCSEYSSSLSSHLSSTLHLFSLRRAPPTPYYCLPPSSNSYKMMVRCGWKPGTGLGPEGEGPNQPVPTVLKRDQEGLGYGHMKKAKVTHFQPRDSAAVKRPPKEKEDGKGKRKEESRRKEQRDKIWERDFRASFYL from the exons ATGGCTGCTTTAGGCTTTAATCCTGCCAGCGGCCAAGATCTTTTCAGCATTGACACAGTAGAACAATCCAGCTCTATAACAAACTGTGCCCTTAGTGGGGAAGAGGTCAGACAATTTTACgaaaatgtaatgaaagatAGTCAAGGGCAAGACAAATCAAGGAGGAGAGCAACTAGCAAGGGTGATAATGGCCGAGAGCATCAGAGGGACAGAGAGCCCAatagaagagagaggaggagagccagGGCCGCAGAGATGCAGCAGGCTCAAACAGACTTTGTAGTTCAGAGAGGGACGAGTAGTGAACGTGAAGGCAGCACAAGAAGAGACACAATCATCTCAGAAAGCACCATGGAGCTCCTGGGGCTCAGGTTTCTGCGCTGTGCCAATGATGGTGACATCTCTGGCCTGAAAGACCTGCTCTCAAAGGGTGTCGACATCAACTTCCAG GATACTTACTTTTGGACGGCAATGATGTGTGCAAGCTGGTCAGGACAAAGAGCAGCGGTgcggctgctgctgcaacacGGAGCAGCCTGGGTCGGAGTGGTTGATACACAAGGCAAGGATGCCAAAGACCTGGCGCTGGAAG CGGGCCACAATGAGTTATTGGAGGAGTTGGAGAGCTATGGGACAAGtgcacagagagacacacaatcTGAGAGCAG TACGTCCCAGCCTCAGTGGTGCGGTGTGTGTTGTAGCGAGTACAGCAGCAGCCTGTCGTCACATCTCTCCTCCACTCTTCATCTGTTCAGTCTGCGGCGTGCTCCCCCCACACCCTACTACTGCCTCCCCCCCTCCAGCAACAGCTACAAGATGATGGTTCGCTGCGGCTGGAAACCAGGGACAGGGCTGGGGCCGGAGGGAGAGGGGCCGAATCAACCAGTGCCAACAGTGCTGAAGAGAGACCAGGAAGGCCTGGGATATGGACACATGAAAAAAGCCAAAGTGACTCACTTCCAACCCAGGGACTCTGCCGCAGTGAAACGACCACCCAAGGAGAAAGAGGACGgcaaaggaaagaggaaggaagagagtaggagaaaagaacagagagacaAGATCTGGGAAAGAGATTTCCGTGCCTCTTTTTATCTTTGA
- the LOC134865290 gene encoding zinc finger protein 709-like, protein MDKVTVEVNEDVTRQELLPEPLLIILSPPPPFLPAAGKPTMLWHKWLKAFEHYVEALGENELAESSKCVLLKNCLGVEGQHIFSNLIHSETSYAAVISSLMLYFCSDHTSQMCLLQFHQRAQTPGESVDVFVSALKELLRPCNCGDLQDKLILDQLIEKTNCPPLKERLLLERETLTLDNALVIGKEVESAFNETELFGIHEVSVDIEEDLDPPVPTKRKRGRPRRGEGKLKNKTKPPMTKTHTRSPRYKDSFYYSKDKQYYSENDGGESESAQETNPAFDEPNDEAAQEEKRESLPSSQWMEEEGCNNASDGVDDDDDEDLDFNPKQKRPYCPICVTRRFRDANKLARHMRTHTKEKPFSCPVCSTTFSQSYHMTRHMRNQHNAGQHVCSTCGESYESLADLQSHKKTHVSQVLSCPNCQEKFPNNKAFSSHVLSHCKDQSTQIEGQSHLQSDEIKNQEIKSLNNDNHESININDNVAENSADSENSDSQDEKCKVNVKVKDKQKAKSQHGGSPSEGKRASKTKTKGHFCPICVGRRFRGPNKLARHMRTHTKEKPFGCPVCDMSFSQSYHMTRHLRKQHGMGQYICEKCGKSLSSWLELRAHKKTHAVEGLTCLACDKHFKEKAALVSHLKLHKKVQANPRSLTCGDCGKVFGRMYHLKRHIVTHRKATNGEIYTCPDCQKNFAFPEDLNKHLEIHVKENNGTCPKCEETFSSPEDLEAHMGVHEKSYACNTCGKKFKVEYALKKHEQGHQDEQYYCSLCRKHFIKLSHYKRHMTVHDRRESKCPHCDSVFLQLTAFKYHLRTHTEERPYQCTCCIETFEEKKDLDQHCFKHRKFKKEMPYSCTRCDSAFTTLLELTDHMSSHDGEQPMNCPICGKTFLNKSKMERHLSIHSGERPHLCSICGNGFPSAASLKLHFHIHTGEKPFQCSQCNKSFRSSSGLRLHSRQHMEVRPSYECPECGRTYGRMTELKMHQRYHTGDKPYACTCCNKRFISKNKLNVHMRIHTGERPYACPHCGQTFTQTGDRNRHISKYHELHTAVPNSSED, encoded by the coding sequence ATGGATAAAGTGACAGTAGAAGTAAATGAGGATGTGACGAGACAGGAGCTGCTCCCAGAGCCCCTACTGATAATCCTGTCCCCACCTCCACCTTTCCTACCCGCCGCTGGTAAACCAACCATGTTGTGGCACAAGTGGCTCAAAGCTTTTGAACACTATGTTGAGGCTCTTGGTGAAAACGAACTTGCTGAATCCTCTAAGTGTGTGCTCCTAAAGAACTGCCTTGGCGTTGAGGGCCAGCATATCTTCAGCAATCTGATCCACAGTGAAACCTCATACGCAGCAGTCATCTCCTCACTGATGCTTTACTTCTGCTCCGATCACACCTCTCAGATGTGCCTCCTTCAATTTCATCAGAGGGCTCAGACGCCCGGGGAGAGTgtagatgtgtttgtgtctgcgtTAAAAGAACTGCTGAGGCCTTGCAATTGCGGAGACTTACAAGACAAACTCATCCTGGATCAGCTGATTGAGAAAACCAACTGCCCGCCACTCAAAGAGAGGCTGCTGTTGGAGAGGGAAACGTTGACCCTGGACAATGCCTTGGTTATTGGTAAAGAGGTTGAATCTGCTTTTAATGAAACTGAACTGTTTGGTATTCATGAGGTCAGTGTGGACATTGAAGAGGATTTAGACCCTCCTGTTCCAACAAAGCGTAAAAGAGGACGACCTCGGCGTGGCGAGGGaaagctaaaaaacaaaacaaaaccacccATGACCAAAACTCATACAAGATCACCTAGATACAAAGATAGTTTCTATTACAGCAAAGATAAGCAATATTATAGTGAAAATGATGGAGGTGAGTCAGAAAGTGCTCAGGAGACTAATCCAGCTTTTGATGAACCCAACGATGAAGCAGCtcaagaggagaaaagagagtcGTTACCATCCTCACAATGGATGGAAGAGGAAGGCTGCAACAATGCTAGTGATggtgttgatgatgatgatgatgaagatttAGACTTTAACCCTAAACAAAAACGCCCATACTGTCCCATTTGTGTCACAAGGCGCTTCAGAGACGCAAACAAGCTCGCCAGACACATGAGAACGCACACGAAGGAGAAACCGTTCAGCTGCCCGGTCTGCAGTACGACCTTCAGCCAATCATACCATATGACCCGACACATGAGGAACCAGCACAATGCGGGACAACACGTCTGTTCCACATGTGGGGAAAGTTACGAGAGTCTGGCAGATCTGCAAAGTCACAAGAAGACGCATGTGTCACAAGTTCTGTCCTGTCCAAACTGTCAGGAAAAATTCCCCAACAATAAAGCGTTTAGTAGTCATGTCCTGTCACACTGCAAAGACCAGTCCACCCAGATAGAGGGGCAGAGTCATCTGCAAagtgatgaaataaaaaaccaGGAAATCAAATCATTAAACAACGATAATCATGAGAGTATTAATATCAATGATAATGTTGCTGAGAACAGTGCAGACTCTGAGAATAGTGATTCTCaggatgaaaaatgtaaagttaatgTTAAAGTTAAGGACAAGCAAAAAGCTAAATCCCAACATGGAGGCAGTCCCAGTGAAGGAAAAAGAGCCTCCAAGACTAAAACAAAGGGCCACTTCTGTCCCATCTGTGTCGGCAGGCGCTTCAGAGGACCAAACAAACTCGCAAGACACATGAGGACGCACACAAAGGAAAAACCCTTCGGCTGCCCTGTCTGCGATATGAGCTTCAGCCAATCCTACCACATGACCCGACATCTGAGGAAGCAGCACGGCATGGGCCAGTACATCTGCGAAAAATGTGGGAAAAGTCTATCGAGTTGGCTGGAGCTGAGAGCGCACAAGAAGACTCATGCTGTTGAAGGCCTGACATGTCTTGCTTGtgataaacatttcaaagagaaGGCTGCCCTAGTGAGTCATCTTAAACTACACAAAAAGGTCCAGGCAAATCCCCGGAGCCTCACCTGTGGCGATTGCGGTAAAGTATTTGGGCGAATGTATCATCTGAAAAGGCACATAGTGACCCATCGCAAAGCAACAAACGGAGAGATTTACACGTGCCCTGATTGTCAGAAGAATTTCGCCTTCCCAGAAGACCTCAACAAACACCTGGAAATtcatgtaaaagaaaacaatgggACCTGTCCGAAATGTGAAGAGACCTTTAGTAGTCCAGAAGACCTGGAGGCGCACATGGGGGTCCATGAGAAGTCTTATGCCTGCAACACCTGCGGGAAGAAGTTCAAGGTTGAGTACGCACTAAAGAAGCATGAGCAAGGACACCAAGACGAACAGTATTATTGTTCGTTGTGCCGGAAACACTTCATCAAGCTGTCCCACTACAAGAGGCACATGACGGTCCACGACAGGCGGGAATCAAAATGTCCACACTGTGACAGCGTCTTTCTGCAGTTAACAGCTTTTAAGTATCACCTGCGGACTCACACTGAGGAGAGGCCGTACCAGTGCACCTGTTGCATTGAGACTTTTGAGGAGAAGAAAGATCTCGATCAACACTGCTTCAAGCACAGGAAATTTAAGAAGGAGATGCCATACTCGTGCACTAGGTGCGATTCTGCTTTCACAACACTCCTTGAGCTGACAGACCACATGAGCTCACATGATGGAGAGCAGCCGATGAACTGCCCCATCTGTGGCAAGACTTTCCTCAATAAGAGCAAGATGGAGAGGCACCTCAGCATCCACTCGGGGGAGAGACCGCACCTCTGCTCCATCTGCGGCAATGGCTTCCCCTCAGCCGCCAGCCTCAAGTTACACTTCCACATCCACACCGGAGAGAAACCCTTCCAGTGTTCACAGTGCAACAAGAGCTTCCGGTCGTCTAGCGGACTGCGGCTTCACAGCCGGCAACACATGGAGGTGCGGCCCAGCTACGAGTGTCCTGAGTGCGGCAGGACTTACGGTCGCATGACGGAACTGAAGATGCACCAGCGCTATCACACAGGGGATAAGCCGTACGCATGCACCTGCTGCAACAAACGCTTTATTAGCAAAAACAAGCTGAACGTTCATATGAGGATACACACAGGGGAGAGGCCCTACGCCTGTCCACACTGCGGACAGACATTTACACAGACTGGAGACAGAAACCgacacatcagtaaataccacGAGTTACATACTGCAGTACCAAACTCCAGTGAAGATTAG